CTGCGACTTGCCGTAAGCCGTCCAGCGCCCCGCGTTTTTGCCGCCGATCGTCACCTCGGATATGACGCCGTCGTTCAGGCCGGTGATCGCGTCGTAATCGGATACGTGCGACGCGGTTGGGAAGGCAAAGCGCTCCCACGGGTATTCGGTCAGGGACCCGCAAATCTGCCACTCGCGGATGCCCGGCGCGCGCTCCGTGTCTTCGCTTGGTCCTGGCGTGAGCTGAAGCCTTATGCTCGTCGTGAAGACGGGTGTAAAGCGATAATATGTGAATGCGTTTTTGTTAAATACGTTGTAAACACCGGTCTGTGCGTTGAAATTGGCCGCGGTCTCTTCGGGTTGCGCGGACCACGCGGCGGCGGACACGTGGCGAACTGGATTCACGTGCACCCAGTCCTTTCCGTCCCAATATGATATTTTCATCGCGGAGGGTATTTGCACACCGCCGCCGTCGTCATACCAACTGATATTCGCGCCCCAAATGATAACGGGCTCGTCGAAATCATAGCGCACAAATTCGTCGGCGGGGTGGTTTGTCGTGCCATTCCAAGCTGTCCAGCGCTCCTTGTTGGCTTCGCTCGTATACTTACCGTCGTTGAGGCCGTCGATGCTATCGCCGGAATATGTGTACGATGCGCTGGGCGTGGCGTACATTTCCAGCTGGCCGGATGGTGCGGGCACGATCTCACTGAGGTAAACCGTCATCGGCAGGGCGCCGCGGTTGTTCCACGCGTAATAGGGGATCATCGTCAGCGGCGCGCTGGTTTCACCGTCCTTTGTCGAAATGGTGGCGTCCGCCTTGACGGCCAGCACGTCTTTGAAGAAATAGTCCGTGTCTTTGCCGTCGAGATTGCGGATCCATTCAGTCGTAAAATCGACCGAGGGCTGGAGGATGTAACGGCCGAGGGCGTATGCGTTGTCGGCGGATTCGGCGGCATAAACGATCGGGCCGCGCGTCACGGCCACAAGCCCGTAGTTGGTCGTAACGCCGGGGTCTGCGTAGAACCGCGTCGGCTGCATCGGAAAGTCGATCTCCACTTTGTCGCCATTCTGCCACGTGCGCGTGACGACGACATACCCGTGCGCGTCCGGGACGGCGGGTATCGAGACCGTGCCGTTCAATGTGATGCTGTTGTCCCACTTTGCCCAGTTTGGCACGCGCAGGCGCATCGTAAATGTCAGTGGCGCGGCCACGGAGACGACGGTCGAGACCTCGCCGGACCACGGCATCCCGGACTGTGTCGTCAGTTTGACGGGCTGGCCGTCCACCGTGAAGCTGCCCTCGTTGCCGATATACAGGTTCGTCGTGATCTCACGGCCGCGCTGGGTATAGACGTACTGGCCGACCGACATCACCGTGCGCATCAGATTGGTCGGGCAGCAAGCCGTGTCCGTCCACATAAAGCGACTGATCCCGCCGGCCGACTGCATCTCATTTTCATAGAAAAAACGGTCGCCGGCCATGTTGACGCCGCTTATGACGCTGTTGTAAAGGCCCCGTTCTATGACGTCGGCGTACTTGCTGTCGCCGAACAGCATGTTCATGCGTTTGTTCCACATCACATTGGCGATGTTCGCGCACGTCTCGCTGTAAGAGCCTGTGTTGGGCAGTTCGAAGCGCGCGCCGTAGCCCTCGCCGTGGCCGTCCACGCCGATCCCGCCGGTCACATAGGTCTTGGCCTCCTCCACGTCTCCGGCCAGCGCCAGCAGCGCGGTCATGTACTCGTCGGTGTCCAGCGCAATGCTCACGTCCGCCATGCCGGTGTAGAGATATCCGGCGCGGACGGCGTGCCCGACCGCGCTGCTGGCGTTCTGCACGGGCACGTCATCCTGCGCATAGATCCCATGACCGCCCGGCATCAGGCGGTCGTTCCAATCGTGGCCACGCGCGTCCAAAAAGCGTTTCGCCATCTGAATATAGGGATCCGCTTTCGCCGCGTAGTCCACGCCGTCTTTTGCGCCGATTTCGCGGCACAGATCGGCCAGCTTGACAAGCGCCAGTTCGATCTCCTCATGCCCGGGCGCCTGCTGCTTATTGCCCGGTTTGAACAGGTCAAGCATATAGTCGGCGTTTCGAATCGCCATGTCGAACAGGCGCGTATCCTGTCCGTTTGTGGCGCGGTAATGCGCGACGGCCGCCTCGTAGAAATGGCCGGCGATGTACAACTCGTGGTAGTTATAGTTGGTCCACCTGTTGCTTGCGCCGCCGCCGCCGTCCAGCGTGTAGTATGTGTCGAAATAGCCGTCGTCCATCTGGGCGTCCTGGTAATACGGTATCCACTCGTTCAGTTTGTCCCGGATGTAGTCCTGCCCGGCGATGGTCTCCGGGTCGCCCTGTGGGTCGATCTGCAGCGCGTAGCACATCGATTCCAGCACCTTATGCACGTCGGAATCCACATACATCGGGCCGGCGAACCTCCCGTAAGGCTCGCCGCGGTTTTTCAGCGCCATGTTCATGATGTTCGGCATCCCATGGTTCCACTCGCTGACGCGCGCGATGCCGCTCGGTATGCCGCTCAGGATGAACATTTTCTGGTACGACTGCCAAAACGCGTCTGTGATCTTCACCTTTGTGAAGTCAACGGCGCTGTACGGCGTCTCAGTCATCGGCGCCGCCGCCGCTGGGACACTGAATCCGGCCATAAAGCCCACCGAAACAACGGCCGCAAGCGCGAAAGCTCTGAGTCGCTTTGCAAAATTCATCTTCACACACTCCCTCATAAAATGTACTGTCGATCCTTCTTCCTCTCTATACATTTTACACCACTTTTATGACGGAGTCTTTGCAATATTTTGATATGTTTTGGCTTTTCCCCTTTTGGGGTTGGTTTACTGTCAGCGGTGCGTGCTCAATCGTCAACCGTTACCATCGTGTCTGTCTGGAAAAAATACAGCAGCCGCTGCGCCACCGGGCGGCCGGTGATGGCGGCGAGGGCACGGGCGTAGGCCTCCACTTGGGGGCGGTAGAGGGCCGCGCGCGCCGGTTCTTCCCCCGGCGCGACGGCGTCGGTCTTGAAGTCGAGTACCGTGAGACCGTCCGCCTCCTCAAAGTAGCAGTCCACCACGCCTTGGAGTAGGATTTTCTCTCCCTCGCCCGCGCCGAGGAGCGGCGCAGCCGGCACGAGCAGGGAAAATTTGAACTCCCGGACCACGTGCGGCGATGCCAACAGCCGCAGTCCCAGCGGGTGACGAAAGAACGCGGCGATGCGCGCCGGGGGAACAGCGTCGGCCTGCTGCGCCGTCAGCAGACCCGCCTCTCGGAGACGCACCGCCTCGGCGCGCACGTCCGCCGCCGCGCGGCAGGCAGCGAAGTCGGCAAATTGCATGAATAGATGCAGTGCCGTGCCGCGCTCCGCCGCCGTC
The genomic region above belongs to Oscillospiraceae bacterium and contains:
- a CDS encoding glycoside hydrolase family 127 protein, with the protein product MNFAKRLRAFALAAVVSVGFMAGFSVPAAAAPMTETPYSAVDFTKVKITDAFWQSYQKMFILSGIPSGIARVSEWNHGMPNIMNMALKNRGEPYGRFAGPMYVDSDVHKVLESMCYALQIDPQGDPETIAGQDYIRDKLNEWIPYYQDAQMDDGYFDTYYTLDGGGGASNRWTNYNYHELYIAGHFYEAAVAHYRATNGQDTRLFDMAIRNADYMLDLFKPGNKQQAPGHEEIELALVKLADLCREIGAKDGVDYAAKADPYIQMAKRFLDARGHDWNDRLMPGGHGIYAQDDVPVQNASSAVGHAVRAGYLYTGMADVSIALDTDEYMTALLALAGDVEEAKTYVTGGIGVDGHGEGYGARFELPNTGSYSETCANIANVMWNKRMNMLFGDSKYADVIERGLYNSVISGVNMAGDRFFYENEMQSAGGISRFMWTDTACCPTNLMRTVMSVGQYVYTQRGREITTNLYIGNEGSFTVDGQPVKLTTQSGMPWSGEVSTVVSVAAPLTFTMRLRVPNWAKWDNSITLNGTVSIPAVPDAHGYVVVTRTWQNGDKVEIDFPMQPTRFYADPGVTTNYGLVAVTRGPIVYAAESADNAYALGRYILQPSVDFTTEWIRNLDGKDTDYFFKDVLAVKADATISTKDGETSAPLTMIPYYAWNNRGALPMTVYLSEIVPAPSGQLEMYATPSASYTYSGDSIDGLNDGKYTSEANKERWTAWNGTTNHPADEFVRYDFDEPVIIWGANISWYDDGGGVQIPSAMKISYWDGKDWVHVNPVRHVSAAAWSAQPEETAANFNAQTGVYNVFNKNAFTYYRFTPVFTTSIRLQLTPGPSEDTERAPGIREWQICGSLTEYPWERFAFPTASHVSDYDAITGLNDGVISEVTIGGKNAGRWTAYGKSQTPWVQYDFAEPIDVYACDVDWFIAPDRKVNVPNGLVIQYWNGTAFVPVTPAAPFDTFLGMQYNRYEFDTVTTTKLRMIIDNTRNSGTDITTYPGIREWRVIGAPSERYPLEMFGVPGASHVYSGNKVSGLNDGIVASEHGGNIFKWSSWSQSLTPTVWYSFDTPVVIDGCDIVWSDDGGGVQLPASMEIQYFYGDEFKGAVIPTNAHDVFTKDVFNTYTFEPILATKIQLALTGRGASLPNGTVGIQEWKVSGHKALPVMSSAATEYGVAYDSFNTAMFAPVTTDKIRMLTNSATPVGLVELRVKTADGTYAEQSASSVAASYTCTPYATLSAVNDGVVSPTSLYGGSTWSTWAGNQTDPSVGWGEHWIEYDFAEPKTFVVMEAFWYRAWDDGVIRPDGWKVQYFADGQWKDVPDIDRVDGFDSDIYEYTARLTAGSDVPNIGMYSDYDFVRIAYETADAMPGTTKVSVSPKYAFDLYAPSKAYTFKFIEEGVTLSAAEKDGSVKAVLSNASGQGVTGTLIVAFYDEDGRLISVDFDSVDLADGSEQPLVAVFPASGTSGAYKAFAWSDDGTPLCAAVGEKIAAGTNNIAN